One Sander vitreus isolate 19-12246 chromosome 22, sanVit1, whole genome shotgun sequence DNA segment encodes these proteins:
- the LOC144537366 gene encoding uncharacterized protein LOC144537366 — translation MWTTLSVRIGLLTLAVVMLFSASEEMPQMQIQCCRDVRGHRLIEQIKLCHEQKMRHSCKYHAFVIINDSGKMFCVKPTPQWLKNLLNKGELKCPPDISAPLRKRFEVLDEDDLE, via the exons ATGTGGACGACTCTCTCCGTCAGGATCGGTCTGCTCACTCTGGCTGTTGTGATGCTCTTCTCTGCATCAGAAG agatGCCACAAATGCAAATACAATGCTGTCGTGATGTCCGAGGCCACAGGCTTATTGAGCAAATCAAGCTGTGCCATGAACAAAAAATGCGACACAGCTGCAAGTACCATGCCTTTGT GATTATTAATGACAGtggtaaaatgttttgtgtCAAACCAACTCCCCAGTGGCTCAAAAACCTTCTAAACAAG GGAGAATTAAAGTGTCCTCCAGATATCTCAGCACCACTGAGGAAAAGATTTGAAGTCCTGGATGAAGATGATCTGGAATAG
- the LOC144537413 gene encoding uncharacterized protein LOC144537413: MWMSLSDRIGLLTLAVMMLFSASEGYAFLHLRCCHRGSHMTKGPIAECYEQKARGGCPVNAYLIKPVSGNWQCIKPDSKWLKKKIEAGQLKCPPDISAPLRKRFEVLDEDDLE; this comes from the exons ATGTGGATGAGTCTCTCTGACAGGATCGGTCTGCTCACCCTGGCTGTAATGATGCTATTCTCTGCATCAGAAG GGTATGCATTTCTACATCTGCGCTGCTGTCACAGAGGCAGCCACATGACAAAAGGGCCAATCGCAGAGTGTTACGAACAGAAAGCAAGAGGCGGATGCCCCGTAAACGCCTACCT gATTAAACCTGTGTCAGGTAATTGGCAATGTATCAAGCCAGACTCCAAGTGGTTGAAGAAGAAAATAGAGGCG GGACAATTAAAGTGTCCTCCAGATATCTCAGCACCACTGAGGAAAAGATTTGAAGTCCTGGATGAAGATGATCTGGAATAG